A genomic region of Methanobacterium sp. SMA-27 contains the following coding sequences:
- a CDS encoding RDD family protein, translated as MENFWGRRFAALLVDIVIVTLLLWIISSLIFLLMAGLGIFSVLNYWIFIGAILIIVYFTYMEGKTSTTLGKRLFKLKVKAKGGDMNYKTAFIRNLSKILWVPLIVDVILGFIFVDSNDRILDKVSGTCVVNVEEQG; from the coding sequence ATGGAGAACTTTTGGGGTCGACGTTTTGCAGCTTTATTGGTAGATATAGTTATAGTAACACTTTTATTATGGATAATAAGTTCTTTAATATTCCTGTTAATGGCGGGACTTGGGATTTTCTCTGTTCTAAATTATTGGATTTTTATTGGGGCAATTTTAATAATAGTCTATTTCACATACATGGAGGGTAAAACCAGTACGACCCTTGGTAAAAGATTATTCAAATTAAAAGTAAAGGCTAAAGGTGGAGATATGAATTATAAAACAGCTTTTATCAGAAACCTATCTAAAATACTATGGGTTCCACTCATTGTAGATGTGATACTTGGATTTATATTTGTAGATTCAAATGACAGAATTCTTGACAAAGTTTCAGGAACCTGTGTTGTGAATGTTGAGGAACAGGGTTAA
- a CDS encoding ABC transporter ATP-binding protein: MNENNIVMLEDVWKIYKNGEHVIHSLANINYSVEEGSFNIIYGPSGSGKSTLIRVIGLLEQPTMGKVWIKGENSGKLAQKKRNIAIRDEIGFLFQGSNLIPTLNALENITLPMLHSDKKLAKKLLEKVGFSDHKKLPKEMSIEEGRRVSLARAMVNNHSIILADEPTGDLHTADSEKFIKILQELNRTEDLTVIVTTNNRNIPKWGGNLVEIADGTFVQ, encoded by the coding sequence ATGAATGAAAATAATATTGTAATGCTCGAAGATGTGTGGAAGATTTATAAAAATGGGGAACATGTTATCCACTCGTTAGCTAATATAAACTATTCAGTTGAAGAGGGTTCTTTCAATATAATATATGGACCATCTGGTTCGGGTAAATCAACTTTGATAAGAGTAATTGGACTATTAGAACAACCCACCATGGGAAAAGTATGGATAAAAGGCGAAAACAGTGGGAAACTTGCTCAAAAAAAGAGAAATATTGCGATTAGGGATGAGATTGGATTTTTATTCCAAGGTTCAAACTTGATACCCACATTAAACGCCCTTGAAAATATAACCCTGCCTATGCTTCATTCAGATAAAAAACTTGCCAAGAAACTACTGGAGAAAGTAGGCTTCAGTGACCACAAGAAACTTCCAAAGGAAATGTCCATTGAAGAAGGGCGAAGAGTTAGTTTAGCACGTGCTATGGTAAATAATCATTCAATAATACTTGCAGATGAACCTACAGGAGATCTTCACACTGCAGACAGCGAAAAATTTATAAAAATTCTTCAAGAACTTAACAGAACAGAAGATTTGACAGTGATTGTAACAACCAATAACAGAAATATCCCAAAATGGGGAGGTAATCTTGTTGAGATTGCCGACGGAACATTTGTCCAATAA
- a CDS encoding FtsX-like permease family protein — translation MDIYKLSLKNLRRNKLRNSFAILRITLGVVILLFLVSSGLGLNTFLKQANSFTNGNGSQSIVTSITDQVNSMLGTNLSHSVLVTKIQVLINNLVYILDGIASLVFLVGILDIINTMGFNLNERKREIGILKTLGFSKTQLIISLSLEAGLLGLLGSVAAVIIGALGLTLLANIIGIPISILIPLWLIIVVITITTILSMVLGLFPAWFASERHVVEALNNE, via the coding sequence ATGGATATCTACAAACTATCCTTAAAAAATCTTCGTAGAAACAAGTTAAGAAATAGCTTCGCTATTTTAAGAATTACTTTAGGAGTTGTTATTCTATTGTTTTTGGTAAGTTCTGGGTTAGGTTTAAACACCTTTCTAAAACAAGCCAATTCATTTACCAATGGAAATGGTTCTCAATCAATTGTTACTTCTATTACTGATCAAGTAAATTCAATGTTGGGAACCAATTTAAGCCATTCTGTACTGGTAACTAAAATACAAGTGTTAATCAATAACCTTGTTTACATTTTAGATGGTATTGCAAGCCTTGTATTTCTAGTTGGAATTTTAGACATTATAAACACAATGGGTTTTAATTTAAATGAAAGAAAAAGAGAAATCGGAATATTAAAAACTCTTGGTTTTTCAAAAACGCAACTTATTATAAGTTTATCACTTGAAGCTGGTCTTTTAGGATTGTTAGGATCAGTTGCAGCTGTTATAATTGGAGCATTAGGATTGACATTGTTAGCAAACATTATTGGAATCCCAATATCAATATTAATCCCGTTATGGCTAATTATAGTAGTTATCACAATTACAACCATATTAAGCATGGTTTTAGGTTTATTCCCTGCATGGTTTGCATCTGAGAGGCATGTTGTGGAGGCATTGAATAATGAATGA
- a CDS encoding cobalt-precorrin-8 methylmutase, with product MSKRDSKATMFMGASTKQGYEIAEKSREIVRSLIADKTKELSNEERSIVERIVHSTADPEYADITKMSKDFVRASRNSIENKKDILTDINMVKTGINKYPGEVNCYIKDERTVKIAKEYNITRAAAAIRVAAENDFNGIAVVGNAPTALLEILNLFNKGKINVCSVIGVPVGFVAAAESKKALEQTEIPYLVTEGPKGGTPVAVAAVNSLINLKKE from the coding sequence ATGAGTAAAAGAGATTCAAAAGCAACCATGTTCATGGGAGCATCAACAAAACAGGGCTATGAAATTGCTGAAAAAAGCAGGGAAATAGTTAGATCCCTTATAGCTGATAAAACCAAGGAATTGTCTAATGAAGAGAGATCAATTGTTGAACGTATTGTACACTCAACAGCAGATCCCGAGTATGCAGATATTACCAAGATGAGCAAAGACTTTGTTAGAGCTAGTAGGAATTCCATCGAAAATAAAAAGGATATTTTAACCGATATTAACATGGTTAAAACAGGGATAAACAAATATCCTGGTGAAGTCAATTGTTACATTAAAGATGAAAGAACTGTCAAAATAGCAAAGGAATATAACATAACACGTGCAGCAGCTGCAATAAGAGTTGCTGCAGAAAATGATTTTAATGGGATAGCTGTAGTTGGAAATGCCCCAACTGCATTATTAGAAATATTAAATTTATTTAATAAAGGAAAAATTAATGTCTGTTCGGTTATTGGTGTTCCTGTAGGATTTGTAGCTGCTGCTGAATCAAAAAAGGCCCTAGAACAAACAGAAATTCCTTATTTAGTAACAGAGGGTCCTAAGGGAGGAACACCAGTTGCTGTTGCAGCTGTTAATTCTCTTATTAATCTTAAAAAGGAGTGA
- the hemL gene encoding glutamate-1-semialdehyde 2,1-aminomutase: MKSEELFNESKKFLPGGVDSPVRAYKPYPFFAERAKGSKIIDVDGKTYIDYCLAYGPMVLGHANPDVMADVILQLKNGSAYGVPTEKEIELAKMVVKKVPCADMVRFVNSGTEATMSAIRLARAATTRNKIVKFEGSYHGAHDYVLVKSGSGAMGLPDSPGVPEETTKNTILVPFNDEDVLLDLVKDHGDSIAAIIIEPIMGNIGFIPPKKGYLEFLRKLTSENDIILIFDEVITGFRIAEGGAQEYFGVTPDLVTFGKILGGGFPIGALAGKKELMEMIAPSGNVYQAGTFNGNPISVTAGLTTLKQLNHSFYSEMNLKGEKLRDGIRDVLVENDLNYQVAGLSSMFQVYLTEKEVWNYEDAKTAQIDKFTHYFQTLLNNGVFIPPAQFECCFLSLMHSDDDIQNTLEIIDKGMKTIKNL; the protein is encoded by the coding sequence ATGAAGTCTGAGGAACTTTTTAATGAATCTAAAAAATTTTTACCAGGTGGTGTTGACTCTCCTGTGAGGGCCTACAAACCTTATCCATTCTTTGCAGAGAGGGCAAAGGGATCTAAAATCATAGATGTAGATGGAAAAACCTATATTGATTACTGCCTTGCATATGGACCAATGGTGCTCGGCCATGCAAATCCTGATGTGATGGCAGATGTCATACTACAGCTTAAAAATGGTTCTGCATATGGTGTACCAACAGAAAAAGAAATTGAACTTGCAAAAATGGTTGTTAAAAAAGTTCCCTGTGCAGATATGGTAAGATTTGTGAATTCTGGAACAGAAGCTACAATGAGTGCAATTCGACTTGCTAGGGCAGCTACCACTAGAAATAAGATAGTGAAATTTGAGGGATCATATCATGGGGCACATGATTATGTTCTTGTAAAATCAGGCTCTGGAGCAATGGGATTACCAGATTCTCCTGGAGTTCCAGAAGAAACAACTAAAAATACCATATTAGTACCATTCAATGATGAAGATGTACTTCTGGACCTTGTAAAAGATCATGGTGATTCAATTGCAGCCATAATCATTGAACCTATCATGGGAAATATTGGATTTATACCGCCAAAAAAAGGCTATCTTGAATTTTTAAGGAAGTTAACATCTGAAAATGATATTATCTTAATTTTCGACGAGGTTATTACAGGTTTCAGAATTGCAGAAGGAGGTGCCCAGGAATACTTTGGAGTAACACCAGATCTTGTTACATTTGGTAAGATACTTGGTGGAGGATTTCCAATAGGTGCACTTGCAGGTAAAAAAGAGTTAATGGAAATGATAGCTCCTTCTGGAAATGTTTATCAAGCAGGAACATTTAATGGTAACCCTATTTCTGTTACTGCTGGCTTAACAACTTTAAAACAGCTTAATCATAGTTTCTATTCCGAAATGAATTTAAAAGGAGAGAAGTTAAGGGATGGAATAAGGGATGTTTTGGTTGAAAATGATCTGAACTATCAAGTTGCTGGTTTAAGTTCCATGTTTCAGGTTTATCTCACTGAAAAGGAAGTCTGGAACTATGAAGATGCAAAAACTGCGCAAATTGATAAATTCACACATTACTTCCAAACACTTCTTAATAATGGTGTTTTTATACCTCCTGCCCAGTTTGAATGTTGTTTCCTGTCACTGATGCATAGTGATGATGATATCCAAAACACCCTGGAAATCATTGATAAAGGAATGAAAACAATTAAAAATCTCTAG
- the mtxX gene encoding methanogenesis marker protein Mmp4/MtxX: protein MKIVAGVGKNKKVIEAIENVNFEVLKTESEEELVKLLFNGHADAAIRGSLSTSKIMIKLREKYPKIARASYIDLKGQKFLLAPVGIDEGDDIKQKLLIAEKGSQFLTSIGIKPKLGILSGGRPQDYDRSTKIDDSLEDGELLTSLINKESIDAKHYFILIEDAIKEGANLIIAPDGICGNLIFRTLVLLGNGKSHGAVTLGMKEIYVDTSRSQDVEGYKNALKFAYYLANLKKQI, encoded by the coding sequence ATGAAGATTGTTGCAGGTGTTGGCAAAAATAAAAAGGTTATTGAAGCAATTGAGAATGTGAATTTTGAAGTTTTAAAAACAGAATCCGAGGAGGAACTTGTTAAACTACTTTTTAATGGTCATGCAGACGCAGCAATTAGGGGATCACTGAGTACCTCGAAAATAATGATCAAATTGAGGGAAAAATATCCAAAAATAGCTAGAGCTTCTTATATAGATTTAAAAGGTCAGAAATTCCTTTTAGCACCAGTTGGTATAGACGAAGGTGATGATATAAAACAAAAATTACTCATTGCCGAGAAAGGATCCCAATTCTTAACATCAATTGGTATAAAACCAAAATTAGGAATATTATCTGGTGGACGGCCCCAAGATTACGATAGAAGCACGAAAATAGATGATTCATTGGAAGATGGAGAACTTTTAACTTCATTGATCAATAAAGAATCTATTGATGCCAAACATTACTTCATACTCATTGAGGATGCAATTAAAGAAGGTGCAAATTTAATTATTGCACCAGATGGAATATGTGGAAATTTAATATTCAGAACCCTAGTCCTTTTAGGTAATGGAAAAAGCCATGGGGCAGTAACATTGGGAATGAAAGAAATATATGTAGATACATCACGCTCACAAGATGTGGAAGGATACAAAAATGCCTTGAAATTTGCATATTATCTTGCAAATTTAAAGAAACAAATTTGA
- the uppS gene encoding polyprenyl diphosphate synthase, which yields MSVLKPVYKVYEWYISRNLTRENLPKHVAIIMDGNRRFSKIQGNIDTIEGHKRGIGTLEKFLDWCVDLEIEIVTVYAFSIENFNRPENEVRGLMNLFKENFEGIAQNEKIHKNKVRIKAVGKRELLPEDVRKAIEIAEESTASYDKRLVNIAIGYDGRLEIVDAIKQIVNEVEDGKVSIEDIDERMVNENLYTAGLEDPNLIIRTSGEERLSGFLLWQSSYSELYFCDSLWPELRKVDFLRALRSYQQRERRFGI from the coding sequence ATGTCAGTTTTAAAACCTGTTTATAAAGTTTATGAATGGTATATATCCAGAAATCTCACACGTGAAAACCTTCCAAAACATGTTGCAATAATAATGGATGGTAATAGAAGATTTTCAAAGATCCAGGGGAATATTGACACTATAGAAGGTCACAAAAGAGGAATAGGCACTCTTGAAAAATTCCTAGACTGGTGTGTTGATCTTGAAATAGAAATAGTTACTGTGTATGCTTTCTCAATTGAGAACTTTAATAGGCCTGAAAATGAAGTCAGGGGCCTCATGAATCTATTTAAGGAAAATTTCGAGGGAATAGCACAGAACGAAAAGATCCACAAAAATAAGGTTAGAATAAAGGCTGTTGGCAAAAGAGAACTTCTTCCTGAAGATGTGAGAAAGGCAATTGAAATAGCAGAAGAATCAACAGCTTCCTACGATAAAAGGCTCGTTAATATAGCAATAGGATATGATGGCCGTTTAGAAATAGTAGATGCTATAAAACAGATTGTTAATGAAGTTGAAGATGGTAAAGTATCCATAGAAGATATAGACGAGAGAATGGTCAATGAAAATTTATACACTGCAGGTCTTGAAGATCCAAACCTGATTATAAGAACCAGTGGAGAAGAAAGATTAAGTGGGTTCTTGTTATGGCAGTCATCGTACTCTGAACTTTATTTCTGTGATAGTTTATGGCCAGAACTACGAAAAGTAGATTTTTTAAGGGCATTAAGATCCTATCAACAGAGAGAAAGACGTTTTGGAATTTAG
- a CDS encoding YchF/TatD family DNA exonuclease: MIDTHCHVDFKEYNKNRNEVMERAKNKLNAIINSGASLGGNRRTLKLQEDYSGFLYSTLGFHPSKTSKADSSIIKQALNEIEDNIDLAVGIGETGLDYHEVTDVNHRKKQEKIFGIFIEMAEEYELPLVIHARAAEKKALAMVKKTSSLKDVVFHCYGGDMETAELIVEEGYFLSLSTIVCFSDHHKKLAKEIPISNLLTETDSPYLSPFKGIRNEPAFVEEAIKVIAGKKDLTPAKVGKITEKSAKKIFNI, encoded by the coding sequence ATGATTGATACCCATTGTCATGTTGATTTTAAGGAATACAATAAGAACAGAAATGAAGTAATGGAACGAGCAAAAAATAAGCTTAATGCAATAATAAACTCTGGAGCTAGTTTGGGGGGTAATCGAAGAACATTAAAGCTTCAAGAAGATTACAGTGGATTTTTATATTCAACCCTTGGATTTCACCCGTCAAAAACTTCAAAAGCAGATTCATCAATAATTAAACAGGCATTAAACGAGATAGAGGATAATATAGATCTTGCAGTTGGAATAGGCGAAACAGGCCTGGATTATCATGAAGTAACCGATGTTAACCATAGAAAAAAACAAGAAAAAATATTTGGAATTTTTATTGAAATGGCAGAGGAATATGAACTTCCACTAGTAATCCATGCAAGGGCTGCTGAGAAGAAAGCTCTTGCAATGGTGAAAAAGACATCATCACTTAAAGACGTTGTTTTTCACTGTTATGGGGGAGATATGGAAACAGCTGAGCTTATTGTTGAAGAAGGATACTTTCTGTCTCTTTCTACCATAGTATGTTTTTCAGATCACCATAAAAAACTTGCAAAGGAAATCCCAATTTCAAATTTATTAACCGAAACAGACAGCCCCTATCTATCACCATTTAAGGGAATTAGGAATGAACCTGCATTTGTTGAGGAAGCTATTAAAGTAATAGCGGGAAAAAAAGATTTAACCCCTGCTAAAGTTGGTAAAATAACGGAAAAAAGTGCTAAAAAAATATTTAATATTTGA
- a CDS encoding carboxymuconolactone decarboxylase family protein translates to MVDRYSKGLKNLEKIHPEASKALMENLKDIAPDLGRFVIEFPYGDVYERPGLDLKSREIATIAALTAIGDTKPELKDHIKGALNVGCNRQEVIEVIIQMAVYAGFPRAINGINIAKEVFNEIDGKK, encoded by the coding sequence TTGGTAGACAGATACAGTAAGGGTTTAAAGAATCTTGAAAAAATACATCCAGAGGCAAGCAAAGCCCTTATGGAAAACTTAAAGGATATAGCACCTGATCTTGGACGTTTCGTTATTGAATTTCCATATGGGGATGTTTATGAACGCCCTGGTCTTGACCTGAAATCCAGGGAGATCGCAACTATTGCAGCCCTCACAGCAATAGGTGATACAAAACCAGAACTCAAAGATCATATAAAAGGTGCTCTGAATGTTGGATGCAACAGACAAGAAGTTATTGAAGTAATTATTCAAATGGCAGTTTATGCAGGATTTCCTCGGGCAATAAATGGGATAAACATTGCAAAAGAAGTATTTAATGAAATAGATGGAAAAAAATGA
- a CDS encoding TetR/AcrR family transcriptional regulator — MSLGKWKEREREQRRNDIINAARKLFVDRDFDEVSMDEIAENIGLGKSTLYLYFKNKEALYFAIELRGIQIWVEMVKEEVKKGKTGLEKLILYINATREFSKKYPNCLRMLYSPTNNKKQFDMNKLNSSEEFQEVRGLFKELMFIGIDSIQTGKNDGEIRPDVDPVEATVLLSVIINGMVNMGSWSKEILESKGINEQKFTNDTGDLFLHMLSENIK; from the coding sequence ATGTCACTTGGAAAATGGAAAGAAAGAGAAAGAGAACAACGTCGAAATGATATTATTAATGCAGCTAGAAAATTGTTTGTTGATAGAGACTTTGATGAAGTCTCAATGGATGAAATAGCAGAAAATATTGGTCTTGGTAAAAGTACACTTTATCTTTATTTTAAAAATAAAGAAGCATTGTACTTTGCCATAGAATTACGTGGTATACAAATTTGGGTTGAAATGGTTAAAGAGGAAGTAAAAAAAGGAAAAACTGGTTTAGAAAAGTTAATATTATACATAAATGCAACCAGGGAGTTTTCTAAGAAATATCCTAATTGTTTAAGGATGTTGTATTCTCCTACAAATAATAAAAAACAATTTGATATGAATAAACTGAACAGTAGTGAAGAATTTCAAGAAGTAAGGGGATTATTTAAAGAATTAATGTTCATAGGAATAGATTCAATACAAACAGGTAAAAATGATGGTGAAATCAGACCAGATGTGGATCCTGTGGAAGCAACTGTCCTCCTATCGGTGATCATCAATGGTATGGTGAATATGGGGAGTTGGAGTAAAGAAATATTGGAAAGCAAGGGAATTAATGAACAGAAATTTACCAATGATACAGGAGATCTATTCCTTCATATGTTGTCAGAAAATATTAAATAA
- a CDS encoding DUF169 domain-containing protein, whose protein sequence is MDYNEFGEKLNEFLKLENEPVAIKWSVKEPKNVEKEEEKSSFCTKLMKAMKGEMFYSTAEEEGCMGSARYSGLKDIREYSANVQSGAFMVPKGLYKDIPAVQRSRKDETYINPGIFNAVVFAPLNKAEFEPDVIFMICNAKQGMEILHANAYDSGEHGLGADAVPICSSMAATPYMTGKVTYGFGDVAARKNMDLDQEDIMISIPGSDLSRIVSNLGEMRTKMFFKEE, encoded by the coding sequence ATGGATTATAATGAATTTGGGGAAAAATTGAATGAATTTCTAAAATTGGAAAATGAACCAGTGGCCATAAAATGGTCTGTAAAAGAGCCAAAAAATGTTGAAAAGGAAGAAGAAAAATCAAGTTTTTGCACAAAACTTATGAAAGCCATGAAAGGCGAAATGTTCTATTCAACTGCTGAGGAAGAGGGATGTATGGGTAGTGCAAGATATTCTGGACTTAAGGACATACGTGAATACTCTGCAAATGTACAAAGCGGTGCATTTATGGTTCCAAAAGGATTATATAAGGATATTCCTGCAGTGCAACGTTCAAGGAAAGATGAAACATACATAAATCCTGGAATTTTTAATGCAGTCGTTTTCGCTCCCTTAAATAAGGCAGAATTTGAACCAGATGTGATATTTATGATATGTAATGCGAAACAGGGAATGGAAATACTACATGCAAATGCTTATGATTCTGGAGAACATGGACTAGGTGCTGACGCAGTTCCGATATGCAGTTCAATGGCTGCAACTCCTTATATGACTGGAAAAGTCACTTATGGATTCGGCGACGTTGCTGCAAGGAAAAATATGGATCTCGATCAAGAAGATATTATGATTAGTATTCCTGGAAGTGACTTGTCCCGTATAGTTTCTAATTTAGGAGAAATGCGAACTAAAATGTTCTTTAAGGAAGAATGA
- a CDS encoding MDR family MFS transporter translates to MNYESQYDLTKDQINMIMAGLMVGLLVAAFDYSIMATAMPKVINSLHGMEYYVWPFTSYMLSSTIAIILFGKLSDIYGRKHILIAGIITFVITSVMCGFATNMFQLILFRGLQGIGGGILISLPFIVVGEIFSPRERAKYMGILASVFGLADVLGPIIGGVITDSFGWGWVFFINVPVGIAAITMILYSLPNFKLPDVKKVIDYSGIITFTLALSTIFLAITLAGDINKYPLDEIAVLILFSIFMFALAEKKAVEPILPLNLFKNSIFNVSSLESFIASALMFSGIIYVPLFAQGVLGMSATNSGLIMIPMFLSLTITSIITGQIISRTGKYKKLVIVEFVITGIGVMLLATMNVNTPYYLLLAYSTVLGIGSGMAYNIFNVAVQNAFTLREIGIVTASMRFFRNVGTIVFVPIFGYIMNFTLGSSTAVTFSKTQALVLSIQNIFIVAILLSFVGLVVAFFLKEIPLGDMLITQEEVSEGQLEKAK, encoded by the coding sequence ATGAATTATGAAAGCCAATATGACCTAACTAAAGATCAGATAAACATGATTATGGCTGGATTGATGGTTGGGCTCCTTGTAGCTGCATTTGATTATTCAATCATGGCAACAGCTATGCCTAAGGTTATTAATAGTCTACATGGTATGGAATATTATGTATGGCCATTTACATCTTATATGTTGTCTTCAACCATCGCAATAATCCTTTTTGGTAAATTATCGGATATTTACGGTAGGAAACATATTTTGATTGCAGGGATCATCACATTTGTTATAACTTCAGTCATGTGTGGTTTTGCAACCAATATGTTTCAATTGATCCTATTTAGAGGACTTCAGGGAATTGGTGGAGGAATTTTAATATCCCTACCATTTATAGTGGTTGGAGAAATTTTCAGCCCCAGAGAAAGGGCCAAATATATGGGGATACTCGCATCAGTGTTTGGTCTTGCAGACGTTTTGGGGCCAATTATTGGTGGTGTAATTACAGATTCCTTCGGTTGGGGATGGGTGTTTTTTATAAATGTTCCAGTTGGGATCGCTGCAATAACCATGATTCTTTATTCGCTTCCAAACTTTAAATTGCCAGATGTTAAAAAAGTCATTGATTATTCGGGGATCATCACCTTTACATTAGCTTTAAGCACAATTTTCCTTGCAATAACACTTGCAGGAGATATAAATAAATATCCGTTAGATGAGATAGCTGTACTCATTTTATTTTCAATATTCATGTTTGCATTGGCTGAGAAAAAAGCAGTAGAACCTATTTTGCCTTTAAATCTTTTTAAAAATTCAATATTTAATGTATCATCATTAGAAAGTTTTATAGCAAGTGCATTGATGTTTAGTGGGATAATTTATGTCCCATTATTTGCACAAGGCGTTTTAGGTATGAGTGCTACAAATTCTGGACTTATAATGATTCCTATGTTTTTAAGTCTTACAATAACCTCAATAATCACTGGACAAATCATATCAAGGACAGGAAAATATAAAAAGCTTGTCATTGTTGAATTTGTTATAACAGGAATAGGAGTTATGCTTCTTGCTACAATGAATGTGAATACACCATATTATCTGTTATTAGCATATTCAACTGTCCTTGGTATTGGTTCGGGAATGGCTTATAACATATTCAATGTAGCAGTGCAGAATGCATTTACCCTTCGAGAAATAGGTATTGTAACAGCTTCTATGCGGTTTTTCAGAAATGTAGGCACTATAGTATTCGTTCCAATATTTGGATATATAATGAATTTCACTTTAGGAAGTTCAACCGCAGTTACATTTAGTAAAACTCAAGCTTTGGTACTTTCTATCCAGAATATTTTCATCGTAGCTATTTTATTATCATTTGTAGGGCTGGTTGTTGCGTTCTTCCTTAAAGAAATACCTTTAGGGGATATGCTTATAACTCAAGAAGAAGTTAGTGAAGGACAGCTAGAAAAAGCGAAATAA
- the dapB gene encoding 4-hydroxy-tetrahydrodipicolinate reductase, whose translation MIRVAVTGAGGRMASKIIKSILKQEDMKVVAAVGTPNTPFEGKDIGEVIGVGMIDVQVKGAQKLAEVLKEKKPDVLVDFTKANAAVDTIKTSADCDVNVVVGTTGFSEEQMDEIKRSIEGNKIKAVIAPNMAVGVNAFFKIIEDLAKILNDYDIEIIEAHHKNKVDAPSGTAVKTYEIIAEALRKNKDETYVYGRQGIVGARTSGEIGMHAVRGGDIVGDHTVLFAGEGERIEIVHRAHSRQVFVTGVIKSVRYVVGASEGKISDMGDVLGIK comes from the coding sequence ATGATTAGAGTAGCTGTAACAGGCGCAGGTGGAAGAATGGCTTCCAAAATTATTAAATCCATACTTAAACAGGAAGATATGAAAGTAGTTGCAGCTGTAGGGACACCAAATACTCCTTTTGAAGGAAAGGATATTGGTGAAGTAATAGGTGTAGGAATGATTGATGTTCAAGTAAAGGGTGCCCAGAAACTTGCTGAAGTTTTAAAGGAAAAGAAACCAGATGTTCTGGTTGATTTTACTAAAGCAAATGCAGCTGTGGATACAATCAAAACTTCTGCAGATTGTGATGTTAATGTAGTTGTAGGTACAACTGGATTTTCAGAAGAGCAAATGGATGAAATAAAAAGATCTATCGAAGGAAATAAGATAAAAGCAGTTATCGCTCCAAACATGGCAGTAGGTGTGAATGCGTTCTTTAAAATCATTGAAGACCTTGCAAAGATTCTTAATGATTATGATATTGAAATAATAGAAGCTCATCATAAAAATAAAGTGGATGCCCCTTCAGGAACTGCTGTTAAAACTTATGAAATTATAGCTGAGGCACTTAGAAAAAATAAAGATGAAACTTACGTCTATGGTAGGCAAGGAATTGTAGGTGCACGAACTTCTGGAGAAATAGGAATGCATGCAGTTCGTGGAGGGGATATCGTTGGAGATCATACCGTACTTTTTGCCGGCGAAGGAGAGCGAATTGAAATTGTCCATAGAGCACATAGCAGACAAGTATTTGTAACGGGAGTAATTAAATCAGTAAGATATGTTGTTGGAGCTTCTGAAGGAAAAATAAGTGACATGGGAGATGTTCTAGGTATAAAATAA